A portion of the Edaphobacter lichenicola genome contains these proteins:
- a CDS encoding regulatory protein RecX gives MAFARPKKREPVGEAGLFEYAVGLLARRMRTERDLRRLMRARAEEGEAGARAMDAAVVRLKELNYLSDTRFAEDYTRVRKEHEKFGKRRVQQDLMMKGVGKELVASTLETAYEDVDEVVLARQYIARKRMKQPSGANAQKETVRTMNRLLRAGFSSNAIFKVLRAWNLPEEALVGVSEGGDDSDSYAEPEERAGDSDSYAKQNEDDDE, from the coding sequence TGTTTGAGTATGCAGTGGGTTTGCTGGCGCGGCGGATGCGGACGGAGCGCGATCTGCGGCGGTTGATGCGGGCTCGCGCGGAGGAGGGTGAGGCTGGTGCGCGTGCGATGGATGCGGCGGTTGTTCGGCTGAAGGAGCTGAACTACTTAAGCGATACGCGGTTCGCGGAGGACTACACGCGGGTGCGGAAGGAGCATGAGAAGTTTGGCAAGAGGCGCGTGCAGCAGGATCTGATGATGAAGGGCGTTGGGAAGGAGCTCGTGGCGTCGACGCTTGAGACGGCGTATGAGGATGTCGATGAAGTTGTGCTGGCTCGGCAGTATATTGCGCGGAAGAGGATGAAGCAGCCGAGTGGGGCGAATGCGCAGAAGGAGACTGTGCGAACGATGAATCGGCTGCTGCGGGCTGGGTTTTCTTCGAATGCGATCTTTAAAGTGCTGCGGGCGTGGAATCTGCCGGAGGAGGCTTTGGTGGGTGTCTCTGAGGGCGGGGACGATTCGGATTCTTATGCAGAGCCGGAGGAGCGGGCTGGGGATTCGGATTCTTATGCGAAGCAGAATGAGGATGACGATGAGTGA